One Kitasatospora sp. NBC_01266 genomic window carries:
- a CDS encoding PadR family transcriptional regulator produces MQAYDAQTLVLCVLADGPLHGYAINTAIEELVGERLGPGSLYGALTRLEAKELIQPAEGQGRQRPVRLTPLGRQVLEQELRAMAKVARAGLKSLGLKAT; encoded by the coding sequence ATGCAGGCGTACGACGCCCAGACGCTGGTGCTGTGCGTGCTGGCCGACGGGCCGCTGCACGGCTACGCCATCAACACGGCGATCGAGGAACTGGTCGGCGAACGGCTCGGGCCCGGCAGCCTCTACGGCGCGCTCACCCGGCTGGAGGCCAAGGAGCTCATCCAGCCCGCCGAGGGCCAGGGCCGCCAACGGCCGGTGCGGCTGACCCCGCTCGGCCGGCAGGTGCTGGAGCAGGAGCTGCGCGCCATGGCCAAGGTGGCCAGGGCCGGCCTGAAGAGCCTCGGGCTGAAGGCCACGTGA
- a CDS encoding ferritin-like domain-containing protein codes for MLSARSLFQEIHNNDQAFQLFCSIAAKGEDQGGWENGRIAQLVEDQELAPKIARHGADEEKHGRIFNALLHKRGLAPVPVPDDTDYTMILERQGIGLAHTRLRRDEPLTERDVIVYLAHSRVTEQRAAEQMQLLRKVFDGHPEVGRAVRMISADEDNHLAYCHEELLRLAAGGHGRLILTTLQETSHAEIRTYRDVSLAVLAHLGEILRWPRAKSALLAAGVHGVYAYERFGGGHRRMLTLTMPHNRNALGGPPVHESFA; via the coding sequence GTGCTCTCAGCCCGCAGTCTGTTCCAGGAGATCCACAACAACGACCAGGCCTTCCAGCTCTTCTGCTCGATCGCCGCCAAGGGCGAGGACCAGGGCGGCTGGGAGAACGGGCGGATCGCCCAGCTGGTCGAGGACCAGGAGCTCGCCCCGAAGATCGCCCGGCACGGGGCCGACGAGGAGAAGCACGGCCGGATCTTCAACGCCCTGCTGCACAAGCGCGGTCTGGCGCCGGTCCCGGTGCCCGACGACACCGACTACACGATGATCCTGGAGCGCCAGGGCATCGGCCTGGCGCACACCCGGCTGCGCCGCGACGAGCCGCTGACCGAGCGGGACGTGATCGTCTACCTGGCCCACAGCCGGGTCACCGAGCAGCGGGCGGCCGAGCAGATGCAGCTGCTGCGCAAGGTCTTCGACGGCCACCCGGAGGTCGGACGCGCGGTGCGGATGATCTCCGCCGACGAGGACAACCACCTCGCCTACTGCCATGAGGAGCTGCTGCGGCTGGCGGCGGGCGGGCACGGACGGCTGATCCTGACCACCCTTCAGGAGACCTCGCACGCCGAGATCCGCACCTACCGGGACGTCAGCCTGGCGGTGCTGGCGCACCTGGGCGAGATCCTGCGCTGGCCGCGCGCGAAGTCCGCGCTGCTCGCCGCCGGCGTGCACGGGGTGTACGCGTACGAGCGGTTCGGCGGCGGCCACCGGCGGATGCTGACGCTGACGATGCCGCACAACCGCAACGCCCTGGGCGGCCCGCCCGTGCACGAGTCCTTCGCCTGA
- a CDS encoding metallophosphoesterase family protein: MRILHLSDTHLDAVNAPNANGVNTTEVLRGLLADLASIPDPDAIVVSGDLADAGAPEAYVAVRELIGAFASARNAPVVYSTGNHDERAAFAEALGTGHLDPSGAERAERAIDSAEGERAAVSTVGGYRFVTLDSLVPGRAHGRVGQDQLDWLREVLATPAPQGTVLVLHHPPVALDIEFHRALGLRNPEQLAEVIRGTDVRIVLCGHYHLQLLGLLAGVPVWVTPGVSDRIDVTAPADTLRVVRGAAASVIELGGPSSPLIHTLHARDPHAGQVVAALDEPQLRALTERLWQD; encoded by the coding sequence ATGCGGATCCTCCACCTCTCGGACACCCATCTCGACGCCGTGAACGCCCCGAACGCCAACGGTGTCAACACCACCGAGGTCCTGCGCGGGCTGCTCGCCGACCTGGCCTCGATACCCGACCCCGACGCGATCGTGGTCAGCGGCGACCTGGCCGACGCCGGCGCGCCCGAGGCCTACGTCGCCGTACGCGAGCTGATCGGCGCGTTCGCCTCGGCCCGCAACGCCCCGGTGGTCTACAGCACCGGCAACCACGACGAGCGCGCCGCCTTCGCCGAGGCACTCGGCACCGGGCACCTGGACCCCAGTGGCGCGGAGCGCGCCGAGCGGGCCATCGACTCGGCCGAGGGTGAGCGGGCCGCGGTGAGCACGGTCGGCGGCTACCGGTTCGTCACCCTCGACTCGCTGGTCCCCGGCCGGGCCCACGGCCGGGTCGGCCAGGACCAACTCGACTGGCTGCGCGAGGTGCTGGCGACGCCGGCGCCGCAGGGCACGGTCCTGGTGCTGCACCACCCGCCGGTCGCGCTCGACATCGAGTTCCATCGGGCCCTGGGCCTGCGCAACCCCGAGCAGTTGGCCGAGGTGATCCGCGGCACGGACGTGCGGATCGTCCTGTGCGGCCACTACCACCTGCAGCTGCTCGGCCTGCTGGCCGGCGTGCCGGTCTGGGTCACCCCCGGGGTGTCCGACCGGATCGACGTGACCGCCCCGGCGGACACCCTGCGGGTGGTGCGCGGCGCCGCCGCGAGCGTGATCGAGCTGGGCGGACCGTCCTCGCCGCTGATCCACACCCTGCACGCCCGCGACCCGCACGCCGGCCAGGTCGTCGCCGCGCTGGACGAGCCGCAGCTGCGCGCGCTGACCGAGCGCCTCTGGCAGGACTGA
- the uppS gene encoding polyprenyl diphosphate synthase, translating into MRITDLPYALYTRRLRRQLRPRGGRPGGRLPEHVGLIMDGNRRWAKQMGMASPSLGHRYGAEHVEEVLSWCEALEIRHVTVFVCSTENLQRRGDTEVAFLMRLIEQVVADKLARPDARWRVHLAGTLDALPDSTAHALKCAVDATRDCATGAHVTLAIGYGGRQEVIDAMRELMTERAEAGESLTDLAASLTTEDLSRHLYTAGRPDPDLVIRTSGEQRLSNFLLWQSAYAELYFCEAYWPAFREVDFLRAVRSFAARQRRYGG; encoded by the coding sequence ATGCGGATCACCGACCTGCCCTACGCCCTCTACACCCGCCGGCTGCGGCGTCAGCTCCGGCCCCGCGGCGGGCGGCCGGGCGGCCGGCTGCCCGAGCACGTCGGGCTGATCATGGACGGCAACCGGCGCTGGGCCAAGCAGATGGGCATGGCCAGCCCCAGCCTCGGCCACCGGTACGGCGCCGAGCACGTCGAGGAGGTGCTCTCCTGGTGTGAGGCGCTGGAGATCAGGCACGTCACCGTCTTCGTCTGCTCCACCGAGAACCTGCAGCGCCGCGGCGACACCGAGGTCGCCTTCCTGATGCGGCTGATCGAGCAGGTGGTGGCCGACAAGCTGGCCCGGCCCGACGCCCGCTGGCGGGTGCACCTGGCCGGGACCCTGGACGCGCTGCCCGATTCCACCGCGCACGCCCTCAAGTGCGCGGTGGACGCGACCCGCGACTGCGCCACCGGCGCGCACGTCACCCTCGCCATCGGCTACGGCGGCCGCCAGGAGGTGATCGACGCCATGCGCGAACTGATGACGGAGCGCGCCGAGGCCGGGGAGTCGCTGACCGACCTGGCGGCGAGCCTGACCACCGAGGACCTCTCCCGCCACCTCTACACGGCCGGGCGCCCCGATCCCGATCTGGTGATCCGCACCAGCGGGGAGCAGCGGCTGTCCAACTTCCTGCTCTGGCAGAGTGCCTACGCCGAGTTGTACTTCTGCGAGGCATACTGGCCGGCCTTCCGCGAGGTCGACTTCCTGCGGGCGGTGCGCAGCTTCGCCGCCCGCCAGCGTCGATACGGTGGCTGA
- a CDS encoding NAD(P)/FAD-dependent oxidoreductase, which translates to MDATAHVIVGAGLAGAQAARTLREEGYQGPLVLIGEEDELPYERPPLSKGYLLGKDPREKIYVHPAEWYQEQRIDLRLGTAVTSLDPAAHRLTLADGSTLDYARLLLTTGASPRKLPVPGAGLAGVHYLRRVADSDRLRTLFRSARRIAVIGAGWIGLEVTAAARAAGVEVTVLESLELPLLRVLGREMAEVFAGLHQEHGVEFRFNAQVTEILGADGAVTGVRLADGSVVPAEAVLVGIGIRPSTALAEQAGLTVADGITTDQRLRSSDPDIFAAGDVASAHHPLFDRPIRVEHWANAVHQPRTAARAMLGQDVAYDRVPYFFTDQYDLGMEYTGYVEPGGYDRVICRGDVPGREFIAFWTAGDRVLAGMNVNVWDVTDPIRELVRAKRAVDPARLADPDVPLTDL; encoded by the coding sequence ATGGACGCCACCGCCCACGTCATCGTCGGAGCCGGCCTGGCCGGAGCCCAGGCGGCCCGGACCCTGCGTGAGGAGGGGTACCAGGGTCCGCTGGTGCTGATCGGCGAGGAGGACGAACTCCCTTACGAGCGGCCACCGCTGTCGAAGGGCTACCTGCTCGGCAAGGACCCGCGGGAGAAGATCTACGTGCACCCCGCCGAGTGGTACCAGGAGCAGCGGATCGACCTGCGCCTGGGCACCGCCGTCACCAGCCTGGACCCGGCCGCCCACCGGCTCACCCTGGCCGACGGCAGCACGCTCGACTACGCCAGGCTGCTGCTCACCACCGGCGCCTCCCCGCGCAAGCTGCCGGTACCGGGGGCCGGCCTGGCGGGGGTGCACTACCTGCGGCGGGTCGCGGACAGCGACCGGCTGCGGACGCTCTTCCGCTCCGCCCGGCGGATCGCGGTGATCGGGGCGGGCTGGATCGGCCTGGAGGTGACCGCCGCCGCCCGGGCGGCCGGGGTCGAGGTCACCGTGCTGGAGTCGCTCGAACTGCCGCTGCTGCGGGTGCTCGGCCGGGAGATGGCCGAGGTCTTCGCCGGGCTGCACCAGGAGCACGGCGTGGAGTTCCGGTTCAACGCCCAGGTGACCGAGATCCTGGGCGCGGACGGCGCGGTGACGGGGGTCCGGCTGGCCGACGGCTCCGTGGTGCCGGCCGAGGCGGTGCTGGTCGGCATCGGCATCCGCCCGAGCACCGCGCTGGCCGAGCAGGCGGGCCTGACGGTGGCCGACGGCATCACCACCGACCAGCGCCTGCGCAGCTCGGACCCCGACATCTTCGCGGCCGGCGACGTGGCCAGCGCCCACCACCCGCTGTTCGACCGCCCGATCCGGGTGGAGCACTGGGCCAACGCCGTCCACCAGCCGCGCACCGCCGCCCGGGCGATGCTCGGTCAGGACGTCGCCTACGACCGGGTCCCGTACTTCTTCACCGACCAGTACGACCTGGGCATGGAGTACACCGGCTACGTCGAGCCCGGCGGCTACGACCGGGTGATCTGCCGGGGTGACGTGCCGGGGCGCGAGTTCATCGCCTTCTGGACGGCCGGCGACCGGGTGCTGGCCGGGATGAACGTCAACGTCTGGGACGTCACCGACCCGATCCGCGAGCTGGTCCGCGCCAAGCGGGCGGTGGACCCGGCCAGGCTGGCCGACCCGGACGTGCCGCTCACCGACCTGTGA